In Leopardus geoffroyi isolate Oge1 chromosome D1, O.geoffroyi_Oge1_pat1.0, whole genome shotgun sequence, a single window of DNA contains:
- the LOC123602199 gene encoding uncharacterized protein LOC123602199, which yields MREPKTSWMLQLDALEKELRAREQYWHRRELEEVRLAEHLGHLSHELLSVPGEDAQRQLRAAEEACAALESCHLQETQRRARALSVQSGPERGLLSRADREEGEQEAQVALGMQRVLQSLGHAAEKLGQAAGRLRGQEEETWLQQSRGQSPQIWNRLRKVVQHLSDEFQEVLRERQNFLDRALGHLQYQRELSRLHLLHTQVRTLDSAKEICMSNLLGLQREAPKAATWDGWEPCMEPGADYFVLDCCLRSPCLFGELPWRQILWNSHGFSKGPGCCLPTLDPLPEEPHCSASGSSRLWSRTRGSGARNRYR from the exons ATGCGCGAGCCTAAAACAAGCTGGATGTTGCAGCTGGATGCCCTGGAGAAGGAGCTGAGAGCCCGGGAGCAGTACTGGCACCGCCGGGAGCTAGAAGAGGTGCGTCTAGCGgaacatctggggcacctgagccACGAGCTCCTCTCCGTTCCGGGCGAAGATGCCCAGCGACAG CTGAGGGCTGCCGAGGAGGCCTGTGCTGCGCTGGAGTCCTGCCACCTGCAGGAGACTCAGAGGAGAGCCAGAGCCCTGAGCGTGCAGAGTGGCCCAGAGCGGGGCCTGCTCTCTCGAG cagacagagaggagggggagcaggaggCACAGGTGGCGCTAGGCATGCAGAGAGTCCTGCAGAGTTTAGGACACGCAGCAGAGAAGCTGGGGCAAGCGGCGGGCCGGCTGCGGGGCCAGGAGGAGGAGACGTGGCTACAGCAGAGTAGGGGTCAGAGCCCCCAGATCTGGAACCGTCTCAGGAAG GTGGTTCAGCATCTCTCTGATGAGTTTCAGGAGGTGctaagggagagacagaactttCTCGATCGAGCCCTCGGTCACTTACAGTACCAACGGGAGCTTAGCCGCCTCCACCTCTTGCACACCCAGGTACGGACTCTGGACTCGGCCAAGGAGATCTGCATGTCCAATTTGTTGGGGCTTCAGCGAGAAGCTCCCAAAGCAGCCACATGGGACGGGTGGGAACCATGCATGGAACCAGGTGCTGACTATTTTGTCCTAGATTGTTGCCTCAGGAGCCCCTGCTTGTTTGGAGAATTACCCTGGAGACAGATTCTATGGAACAGTCACGGCTTCTCTAAGGGACCAGGCTGCTGCCTGCCCACTCTTGATCCCCTTCCTGAAGAGCCTCACTGCAGCGCTAGTGGGAGCTCAAGGTTATGGTCCAGGACCAGAGGATCAGGGGCCAGGAACAG ATACAGATAA